Sequence from the Hemibagrus wyckioides isolate EC202008001 linkage group LG28, SWU_Hwy_1.0, whole genome shotgun sequence genome:
ACTTCGCCTTTCCACCTTAAATGATCCCCTTTTACACCTGTAGGGGGAGACACTTATTACTCTTTTCACTCGCTCACATTAACTGCATGAACCTGGTCTGATTATCCAACAAGATtgaaaatatacactatattgccaaaagtacccctccaaatcattgaattcaggtgttgttatcaggggttgggcttggccctggccccttagttccagtgaaatgaactcttaatgcttcagtgtaccaagacattttggtcaatttcatgctcccaactttgtgggaacagttttggggattcctgttccaacatgactgcacaccagtgcacaaagcaagatgagcgagtttggtgtgaagcattaagagttcactggaactaaggagacAAGCCCGATATTGTGTATAGCATtatagtgtatgaatgtgatTGAGGTAGAAGTGAAATTCACCAAGGCACTGtggatgacctcttcctgttccaacatgactgcacaccagtgcacaaagcaaggtccataaaaacatggatgagtgagtttgatgtggaggaacttgactggccttgACTATGCATGGTTCCTGCCTGGCCCAAAGTCATTTTTAATCTTAACgtttcatatacactatattgccaaaacttGACTGACcagcacagagtcctgacttcaacccaatagaacacctttgggatgaattagagtggagactgcgagccagaccttctcgtccaacatcggtgcttgacctcacaaatgcacttctagtggaatgaaaaattcccataaaaacactcctaaactttgtgcaaagccttccctgaagagttgaagctgttatagctgtggaccaactccatattaaattcatgtgcatgtaaaggtagacatcccagttttggcctggcttgcagtttccaatctaattcatcccaaaggtgttctatcgggttgaggtcaggactctgtgcaggtcagtcaagttttggcaaaaacttttggcaatatagtgtatatgaaacGTTAAGATTAACAAAGACTTTGCGCCACGCAGGAaccatgcatacatacacacacacacacacacacacatatatatatatatatatatatatatatatatatatatatatatatatatatatatatatatatatatatatatatatatataattgtgcaTAATATTTAAAACCATTAACCACTAGGGTGGACTTTGGTTCATTATTGGAAAATGTGGTATTTTAGGCAAAATATTATCAACACTTTTAAGTATGAAGACTTTTGAATGAGActggacagatggacggatgtTATTTTGTAAAAGTAATATGTATGCTATTTCTGATTGTAGTCATATTTTGTCTCAGGTTGTTGAGCCTTTCAAAGAGTGGTCTGAAAATGATTTTATCTAAAGACTTATGATACTTTTAAGGGGAAATAAGACTTTGGGCCAAGATGAAGGCAAATTATACTATTTTAAGATTATTTCATATTGTTGTGAGTTTTTTTGGGCCTCAGGATAGTTCAACCTCGAGTGGTTTAAAACATATATTCATGTCGggaaattttttaaattaacatgATCCAGTTAGGCCTTTGTGTTtaaagtttgcatgttctccctgtgcttcaagggtttcctctgggtactctagtttcctccaccagtccaaGACACGCATTGTCAATGgggcatctttaaattgtcaATAGTATATGCAATTGTGCCCTGCGATGTGTTGGCGCCCCATCCAGGGTGCTTTCGGCCTTGTGTGTCcggagtcccctgggataggctccaggctccctgtgaccttgTATAGGATAAGTGTTATAGAAAATCTGACGGATGATCTGTTAACTGTTCCAACAATAAATATTTCTCAACAATGAAAATTGTAATACATTTGCAAAGTTGTGCAAATCTCCACGCAGGTCGAATAGCGCCATCTAGAGGCGAAATAATCTCAATATTTAAGGAGGAACGGCGAAATTAAATAAACTGCGAATAGACAATAACTTCAGCCTCGTGAGGGGAGGagggtcagtcagtcagttagtcAGGTGAGACCAGAGGAGGACAGGAGACGGGTGTCTTCTCTGCCGAATTCCTGACAGGGTTTGATGACATTGTGCCCAGGACCATGTTGTCGTATGAAGACGCTAAAGTGAAATTAGACTCCGCGGGTCAGAGTCACGTCCTGCGGTTCTGGCCCGAGCTTTCGGCTGAGGACAGGGACGCGTTTCTGGCCGAGCTGTCTCAGCTGGAGCCCGGAGAGCTGGTGAGACACTGCCGGAGCGCCGCCGAGGCCGCGAGACAGAGCTCGGGTGAGGAGGAGCGGCTGTGCGGGCGCATGGAGCCGGTAGAGCGCGAGTTCATCGGCGGAGTGCGGAGAAGTGATCCGGGCTCACTGCAGGAGTGGGAGGAGGAAGGTCCGGCTTTACTTACCTACTATTTATACTCCAAACTAATCAGGGATGTTTGTTTTTGGTGTATTTATgactttttaatatttctcaTGCTGTCCTGTCTTTATTTTTGGTGATTCATTTCAAAGGAAATAACAGTATCAGGAGATGTCAGCCTAAAGCAGAGCACAATATTGTTAGTATACACTGACCgggcttaacattatgaccacctgtctaatattgtgttgatcccccttttgctgccaaaacagccctgacccatcatgcaccgtgtattctgacacctttctattagaaccagcattaacttcttcagcaatttgagcaacagtagctcgtctgttggatcggatcacacgggccagccttctctccccacgtgcatcagtgagccttgaccatccatgaccctgtccttGGTTCAACACTGTtgcttccttggaccacttttgatagatactgaccactgcagaccgggaacaccccataagagctgcagttttggagatgctctgatccagtcgtctagccatcaaaatGTGGCCCTTGTCAAGCCTCTAACagatcaactttgaggaaaaaatgttcacttgctgcctctaatatatcccacccactaagaggtgccatgatgaggagataatcagtgttattcacttcacctctcactgctcataatgttatgcctgatgggtgtagGAAGgtagttttaattaaaatatcataatatgaataaaaatgactagTTAGAATAGTAAAGTATTACAGGGAAAGAATTATGTGTGAAGAAATACATGTGTGCAGAGTTCAGAGTATAAAtagtgagggggaaaaataagGCTGTAAAGCAACTGTACTAAACAAGAGAACTCTGTGGTCTTAAACACTTACTGCTCTGTGTAGGAATAACCTGACATAACCTGTATCCTGATGTTCcttactgaaaaataaacagctcTGTTTTGACTATGATACTGGAAAAATGTGGTGAAAATATAAAGCAAACAGAGAGCTTATAAAGTACTCTGTGTTTGCTACTAAAGCTGAAACTacattgattgacaagtgctatAAATAATCAAACGAATGACGTACAATAAAAGaaagtttgtttgttgtttttttttctttctttgcagGTTTTTCACAGATAGCTCAAAACAAAGTGGCCGTGCTGCTGTTAGCTGGTGGGCAGGGAACCAGACTCGGAGTTCCGTATCCTAAAGGAATGTATGACGTCGGGCTGCCAAGTGGCAAAACATTGTATCAGATCCAAGCAGAGCGTATTCGGAAGTTGCAGAACCTGGCAAGCGAGAAATTTGGTCTCAAGTGCACAGTGCCTTGGTGAATTTCACCTCAACCTCAATCACAATCATACACTATAATGCTATACACAATATTGGGCTTgtctccttagttccagtgaactcttaatgcttcacaccaaactcgctcatcttggtttgtgcactggtgcacagtcatgttggaacaggaatccccaaaactgttcccacaaatttgggagcatgaaattgtccaaaatgtcttggtttgctaaagcattaagagttgctttcactggaactaaggagccgagcccaacccctgaaaaacaacacctgaattcaatgatttggatgggtgtcccaCTACAGTGTATATTTTCAATCTGGCTGGATAATCAGACCAGGTTAATGCAGTTAATGTCAGTGAGTGCAAAGTATAATAAGTGTCTCCTCCCcctgggtgtcccaaaacttttggtaatatagtgtatatacccAAAAAGCccataaatgttttcattccaTCATCTAAAAGTTCTGCACTCTGGTAAAACCGAGGGCTTTAACTATACAGCCATCAGCTCCAGTAACTCTTTGTCTGCTTTATATTGGGTGGACACAGGTATATAATGACCAGCGAGTTCACCCTGGAGCCCACAGAGAAATTTTTCAAAGAGAACGGCTACTTTGACTTGGATCCTTCCAATGTGGTGATGTTCGAGCAGAGGATGATTCCAGCTGTTGACTTTGATGGGAAGATTATTCTGGAAAAGAAGAATAAGATAGCCATGGCTCCAGGTTTGAGATATTTTTTTGAAAACAATGCATAATCAACATAGCTGTATCTAAACAAAATATGCagcacaatcaaatacacaatcaAAGATCATCTTGATTTGCTCCTGTCTAGTACTTTTCGTACTTAGTTAAATTAAAAGTGTCTGAAATGTATTATGATTCACTataatgttgtttatttccattattttaaCAGTTACTCAAACACTGTCCCACAATTTTGATGAGCAAACAACATTTTATCTAAACATTACATATTCTATATTATCGTTTGTGGAATATATTTAACACTTAAACaaatatgtgtttgttttgttgctttTCAGATGGAAATGGAGGCCTTTATCGCGCTCTTGTAGACAACAAGGTCTTAGAGGATATGGAGAGAAGGGGGGTGCAGTATATTCATGTCTACTGTGTTGATAACATCCTGGTTAAACTGGCTGATCCACTGTTTATTGGCTTCTGTGTGAAGAAAGGAGCCGACTGTGGTGCTAAGGTACAAATGAACCTACGTGTACAATATGAGGTTTTTACTTTTTGTCTTCATCTGATCACATTGTTGGTGGGTCGGGGTGATGTGTGACGTTGTAACAATGGATGGGAATTGATTTTACCTGTACTTATTATACTACGGTCATTGTTATTGCTAACTTATTTGGTACATAGGGCATTTATTCACATAAGCAGTTATGTGAAGTTGTTTCATATCCTCAGAATGACAAAGCTACACACATTGCAAGTGTATAAAGTTCATTATATGGTATACAGTGTAATATAGCAAAGGACATCCTGGAAGGAGGAATGGTAGAGCGTGACAGAGTCTGACAGTCTAGATGGAGTCTAGATATTCACTTTGGTACCGTATACCAAACTGAATATAGAATGAATAGATGAACTTGACCAATCCTGAGCACTCCTGAAGAAAGTTCCGGTCCTCTCCCACAATTATATTTAGTTCTGTTTTTACTGGAAATATATTAACAAACTCCGTAAATGTGCCTCCATATGGTCAGTTTTTCCTCCCACCCACTAGCTAGCTTTCCTTAATCTCATTACAGCTGCTAAGCGAGGAGGGTGACAGCAATCATGTGCTACTTTTGAGACACGTGAAACCAGCTAGTAACTCTTTTTAAACTGCTCATGCAGCTAAAtacactcagaggaaagtgtTTACTGCCCCCTTCTGCATACATCAGCTCACAGCTGCCCAGGACTGGCTACAGTCACTATGATTGTcaggagagagacagtaaagccatctctccctctcagaGAGCCTGACTACGGAGGGGTGTGACATTGTAAGGATCCGAACTTGGGATCTTGTAAACCTCTAGATGAAGATTCCAACAGAGATgccaaaaaattatttatatttatagctaTTGTTGACCTTTCTTTACCAAATACACCATGTGTCCAGTGTGGCCCAGGATAAATCCTCAGCAGTGTAAATTCCCAGAAAGTTGTAACTGTTCTCATACTGTCCAACCAGCAATAGTGGGTGGAATTGAATTAATCTAATCATGTCCACAACCATCTCCATTGTCTTTATCTTGAGAATAAGATCGTTATTACCAGACCATTCAGCTCACTCCTATAAGGTGTTGTATCAATATTGACACTCTTCAGTGTCTTGTGCACTTGTGTGTTGGACAGAATAAAGTACCTTGTCCTCCTCTCTGACTGGAATGTAATGGTTCAATTTTCAGAGACTCAATACAGCCCATAGTCCAACTTCTTTACTCAAAGATATGAGCATGTGTTTGTCACAAGTCTCTGGAATAGTTAGTGGTGTAAATCC
This genomic interval carries:
- the uap1l1 gene encoding UDP-N-acetylhexosamine pyrophosphorylase-like protein 1, whose product is MLSYEDAKVKLDSAGQSHVLRFWPELSAEDRDAFLAELSQLEPGELVRHCRSAAEAARQSSGEEERLCGRMEPVEREFIGGVRRSDPGSLQEWEEEGFSQIAQNKVAVLLLAGGQGTRLGVPYPKGMYDVGLPSGKTLYQIQAERIRKLQNLASEKFGLKCTVPWYIMTSEFTLEPTEKFFKENGYFDLDPSNVVMFEQRMIPAVDFDGKIILEKKNKIAMAPDGNGGLYRALVDNKVLEDMERRGVQYIHVYCVDNILVKLADPLFIGFCVKKGADCGAKVVEKAYPSEPVGVVCRVDGMYQVVEYSELEPETAEQRHPGGELVYNAGNICNHFFTRDFLLEVALNYQDQLKQHVAIKKVPFVDEGGNFVKPTKPNGIKMEKFVFDVFQFSKKFVAFEVLREDEFSPLKNADGAPVDTPTTVRRSLLAQHYRWALQAKAVFLDEHDNPITSECRAAQDGDPPAVCEISPLVSYFGEGLENLLKHKNLKSPFLLDDNNVKN